One genomic segment of Ancylobacter sp. IITR112 includes these proteins:
- a CDS encoding VOC family protein, with amino-acid sequence MKYLHTMVRVTDIDASLDFYCNKLGLTEVRRKESPQGRFTLIFLAAPGQEGVAEVELTYNWDPETYGEGRNFGHLAFEVDDIYAACQKLQEGGVTINRPPRDGRMAFVRSPDNISIELLQKGEALPALEPWASMPNTGKW; translated from the coding sequence ATGAAGTACCTTCACACCATGGTGCGCGTCACCGACATCGACGCCTCGCTGGATTTCTACTGCAACAAGCTGGGCCTCACCGAGGTCCGACGCAAGGAATCGCCGCAGGGCCGGTTCACCCTCATCTTTCTGGCCGCGCCCGGGCAGGAGGGCGTCGCCGAGGTGGAATTGACCTACAACTGGGATCCGGAAACCTATGGTGAAGGCCGCAATTTCGGCCATCTCGCCTTTGAGGTCGACGATATCTACGCCGCCTGCCAGAAGCTGCAGGAAGGCGGCGTGACCATCAATCGCCCGCCGCGCGACGGGCGCATGGCCTTTGTCCGCTCACCCGACAACATCTCGATCGAGTTGCTGCAGAAGGGCGAGGCGCTGCCGGCGCTGGAGCCCTGGGCCTCCATGCCGAACACCGGCAAGTGGTGA
- a CDS encoding NAD-dependent deacetylase: MTAGDDIKAAAQALRPVLEGMRAGVAFTGAGISTECGIPDFRSPGGLWSRNRPIDFQAFLERREMRDEAWRRRFAMEAAFAGARPGRGHRALARLLGEGRLQAIVTQNIDGLHQASGVPEARLVELHGNTTYATCLGCGLRYELDWVRARFAAEQERAPDCPACDGPIKTATVSFGQPMPMEAMSRARALSGACDVFLAVGSSLVVWPAAGFPVQAKRAGATLVIINRESTELDDIADLVVRCDIGDVLEAALSR, from the coding sequence ATGACCGCAGGCGATGACATCAAGGCGGCGGCACAGGCGCTCCGTCCCGTGCTGGAGGGAATGCGGGCCGGCGTCGCCTTCACCGGCGCCGGGATTTCCACCGAATGCGGCATTCCCGATTTTCGCTCGCCCGGCGGGCTGTGGAGCCGCAACCGGCCGATCGACTTCCAGGCATTCCTGGAGCGGCGGGAGATGCGCGACGAGGCGTGGCGGCGGCGTTTCGCCATGGAGGCTGCTTTTGCCGGCGCGCGGCCGGGGCGGGGCCACCGGGCGCTGGCGCGGCTGCTGGGCGAGGGGCGGCTGCAGGCCATCGTCACGCAGAACATTGACGGCCTGCATCAAGCCTCCGGCGTGCCCGAGGCGCGGCTGGTCGAACTGCATGGCAACACGACCTACGCCACCTGCCTCGGCTGCGGCCTGCGCTATGAACTCGACTGGGTGCGCGCCCGCTTCGCGGCGGAGCAGGAGAGGGCGCCGGACTGCCCCGCCTGCGACGGGCCGATCAAGACCGCGACCGTTTCCTTCGGCCAGCCCATGCCGATGGAGGCGATGAGCCGGGCGCGGGCACTGAGCGGTGCCTGCGACGTGTTTCTCGCCGTCGGCTCCTCGCTGGTGGTGTGGCCCGCTGCCGGCTTTCCCGTGCAGGCCAAGCGCGCCGGGGCCACGCTCGTCATCATCAACCGCGAGTCGACCGAACTCGACGACATCGCCGATCTGGTGGTCCGGTGCGACATTGGCGACGTGCTCGAGGCGGCGCTGTCACGCTGA
- a CDS encoding cold-shock protein — translation MVSDGSLPRTGTNSREDADRDASESKRQEGKVVLIAGAIKWFDLSKGYGFVVPDDGSGDVMLHVTCLRRGGFNTAQEGARVVCEVVARERGFQALRVLSMDETTALHHSQLPRARTHVTVQPVGGFERAWVKWFNRLRGFGFLSRGEGTEDIFVHMETLRRHGLAELRPGQMVLVRFGPGPKGLMAAEVRPDGAATPSSH, via the coding sequence ATGGTGTCGGACGGGTCTCTGCCGCGTACGGGAACGAACTCTCGCGAGGACGCCGATCGCGACGCCAGCGAGAGCAAGCGCCAGGAAGGCAAGGTTGTCCTCATCGCTGGCGCCATAAAATGGTTCGACCTATCCAAGGGCTACGGCTTCGTGGTTCCCGACGACGGCAGCGGCGATGTGATGCTGCACGTCACCTGCCTGCGGCGCGGGGGCTTCAACACGGCACAGGAAGGCGCGCGCGTGGTGTGCGAGGTGGTGGCGCGCGAGCGCGGCTTCCAGGCGCTGCGGGTGCTCTCCATGGACGAGACGACCGCCCTGCATCATTCGCAGCTACCGCGGGCGCGCACCCATGTGACGGTTCAGCCGGTCGGGGGGTTCGAGCGGGCCTGGGTGAAATGGTTCAACCGGCTGCGCGGCTTCGGCTTTCTCTCGCGCGGCGAGGGCACCGAGGACATTTTCGTGCATATGGAGACGCTGCGCCGCCACGGCCTTGCCGAGCTGCGCCCCGGCCAGATGGTGCTGGTGCGGTTCGGGCCGGGACCCAAGGGCCTTATGGCCGCCGAAGTGCGGCCGGATGGTGCCGCCACCCCCTCGTCTCACTAG
- a CDS encoding DUF192 domain-containing protein, with protein sequence MISVRLSHALLLACRPLRALAAALALAGLLFASLLPAGATVEKLTILTKGGPLGITIEMAVTPAERAKGLMYRTELAPDAGMLFDFGVEQPIYMWMKNTYIPLDMLFIRADGRIASIATDTVPLSTETISSGMPVKAVLELPAGTVRAKGIAVGDRIEHRLFRGG encoded by the coding sequence ATGATCTCTGTGCGTTTGAGCCACGCTCTTCTTCTCGCGTGCCGACCGCTGCGCGCGCTGGCCGCCGCCCTGGCCCTCGCCGGCCTTCTGTTCGCCAGCCTGCTGCCGGCGGGCGCGACGGTCGAGAAGCTGACGATCCTCACCAAGGGTGGGCCGCTCGGCATCACCATTGAAATGGCGGTGACGCCGGCGGAGCGGGCCAAGGGCCTGATGTACCGCACCGAACTGGCCCCCGATGCCGGCATGCTGTTCGATTTCGGAGTCGAGCAGCCGATCTATATGTGGATGAAGAATACCTATATCCCGCTCGACATGCTGTTCATCCGCGCGGATGGGCGCATCGCCAGCATCGCCACCGACACGGTGCCGTTGTCGACGGAGACAATTTCCTCGGGGATGCCGGTCAAGGCCGTGCTTGAGTTGCCCGCCGGCACGGTGCGCGCCAAGGGAATCGCGGTGGGCGACCGAATTGAGCACCGGCTGTTCCGCGGGGGCTAG
- a CDS encoding tyrosine-type recombinase/integrase, translating to MRLAEGLSEEQIAAACRDHTERLREWIATFAGNERPLTVYDGTILSLSRLFQEHPDSSFHEVKANTRKSYVDSLKVIEATVGARVVPGVTVLDIKRWFRNWGSPAEEGKPPRPKRAHDAVSMLRQLLRFGHALGYDECGALAERLKNLRFQRPGAREEEMSLGQAVAFIARALELGERDMAIGVAAQFELMLRQKDIIGEWGPANLEASGAVHHGDETWTGAFRWDNLPGWRLRLRTSKTKARTVFDLQSYPLLFPLLESVPHDERTGAIVKGEHGLPVRERSYRKWFRQIARAAGIPDSVWSMDSRAGGATEAFEAGADIRAIAAHLTHSNLATTPRYIRKTEKQTAEVARIRASSRPTEAKGE from the coding sequence GTGCGCCTTGCCGAAGGCTTGAGCGAAGAGCAGATCGCCGCCGCCTGCCGCGACCACACGGAACGGCTGCGCGAGTGGATCGCCACCTTCGCCGGCAATGAGCGCCCCCTCACCGTCTATGACGGCACCATTCTCAGCCTCTCCCGGCTCTTTCAGGAGCACCCGGACAGTTCCTTCCACGAGGTGAAGGCGAACACCCGCAAGAGCTATGTCGACAGCCTCAAGGTCATCGAGGCGACGGTGGGCGCGCGCGTGGTTCCCGGCGTCACCGTACTCGACATCAAGCGCTGGTTTCGCAATTGGGGCTCGCCGGCCGAAGAGGGCAAGCCGCCCCGCCCCAAGCGCGCCCATGATGCCGTCTCCATGTTGCGCCAGCTTCTGCGCTTCGGTCACGCGCTCGGCTATGACGAATGCGGCGCCCTGGCCGAGCGGCTGAAAAACCTCCGCTTTCAGAGGCCGGGCGCGCGCGAAGAGGAAATGAGCCTCGGCCAGGCCGTCGCCTTCATCGCCAGGGCGCTTGAGCTTGGCGAGCGCGACATGGCGATCGGCGTCGCCGCGCAGTTTGAACTGATGCTGCGGCAGAAGGACATCATCGGCGAGTGGGGGCCGGCGAACCTGGAGGCCTCCGGCGCCGTCCACCATGGCGACGAGACATGGACCGGCGCCTTCCGCTGGGACAACCTTCCGGGCTGGCGCCTCCGCCTGCGAACCTCGAAGACCAAGGCCCGAACGGTCTTCGACCTGCAGTCCTATCCCCTGCTCTTCCCGCTGCTCGAATCCGTGCCGCATGACGAGCGCACCGGCGCCATCGTCAAGGGTGAGCATGGCCTTCCGGTGCGCGAGCGCAGCTATCGCAAATGGTTCCGGCAGATCGCGCGCGCGGCCGGCATCCCGGACTCGGTATGGTCCATGGACAGCCGCGCCGGCGGCGCCACCGAGGCCTTCGAGGCCGGCGCCGATATCCGGGCCATCGCCGCGCACCTCACCCATTCCAATCTGGCGACAACGCCGCGCTACATCCGCAAGACCGAGAAGCAGACGGCCGAGGTCGCGCGCATCCGCGCCAGCAGCCGGCCGACCGAGGCCAAGGGCGAGTAG
- a CDS encoding DNA polymerase III subunit beta: protein MKLIAERTHLLAALKAVCHLADSKAKIPMLATVRLRTEGNRLFIAATDNDAYAEAEISAEVERQGAACIAADVLLRMTGNFPEGAQVSIDAGDALATVKAGRSRYQPHVLPAMDFPSTFVPTGKVARFMLMPEEVRRLFDLTRPAAAKGMKDRTYLEGVYLHTSEDDALLWGVAGSGYVLLAASIEAPEGAQDLPKKLEADGHSPGRARGLMVPLESVAHLLRLGEVALELEAGENVLAVRGAGGGVKVSYATRLLENRYPPYERVVPPLEGARVTVEAGAFSAAVKRLADMAGNDERAVAIEWTEEGDLSLWLDDHADGIYGTEAIEIESRAGAGRVGIRSGFILKAVEAVGRGHVEIWCAGEDKPVRFRNLDDADLVAVAAPQTLRRRPHQGAAMAAGEAA, encoded by the coding sequence ATGAAGCTGATTGCCGAGCGCACCCACCTGCTCGCCGCCCTCAAGGCCGTGTGCCACCTGGCCGATAGCAAGGCGAAGATCCCCATGCTCGCCACCGTGCGGCTGCGCACGGAAGGCAACCGGCTTTTCATCGCCGCGACGGACAATGACGCCTATGCCGAGGCCGAGATCTCCGCAGAGGTGGAGCGCCAGGGCGCCGCCTGCATCGCGGCCGATGTGCTGCTGCGCATGACCGGCAATTTCCCGGAAGGCGCGCAGGTCAGCATAGACGCGGGCGACGCGCTCGCCACCGTCAAGGCCGGGCGCAGCCGCTATCAGCCGCATGTGCTGCCCGCCATGGATTTCCCGTCGACGTTCGTTCCCACCGGCAAGGTCGCGCGTTTCATGCTTATGCCGGAGGAGGTGCGGCGCCTGTTCGACCTCACCCGGCCCGCCGCCGCCAAGGGAATGAAGGACCGCACCTATCTCGAAGGCGTCTATCTCCACACCTCGGAGGATGATGCCCTGCTCTGGGGTGTCGCCGGCAGCGGCTATGTGCTGCTCGCCGCCAGCATCGAGGCGCCGGAAGGCGCGCAGGATCTGCCGAAAAAGCTGGAGGCCGACGGCCACAGCCCCGGCCGGGCGCGCGGGCTCATGGTGCCGCTGGAAAGCGTGGCGCATCTGCTCCGGCTCGGCGAAGTCGCGCTTGAGCTGGAGGCCGGGGAAAATGTGCTGGCCGTGCGCGGTGCCGGCGGCGGCGTGAAAGTGAGCTACGCCACCCGGCTGCTGGAAAACCGTTATCCGCCCTATGAGCGCGTCGTGCCGCCGCTGGAAGGCGCGCGGGTGACGGTGGAAGCCGGGGCGTTTTCCGCCGCCGTCAAGCGGCTGGCGGATATGGCCGGCAATGATGAGCGCGCCGTCGCCATCGAGTGGACCGAAGAGGGCGACCTCTCGCTCTGGCTCGACGATCACGCCGATGGCATTTACGGCACCGAGGCGATCGAGATCGAATCCCGCGCCGGCGCCGGCCGCGTCGGCATCCGCTCCGGCTTCATTCTCAAGGCCGTCGAAGCCGTCGGCCGTGGCCATGTCGAGATATGGTGCGCGGGCGAAGACAAGCCGGTGCGCTTCCGCAATCTGGACGATGCGGATCTCGTCGCCGTCGCCGCCCCGCAAACCCTGCGCCGCCGCCCGCATCAGGGTGCGGCCATGGCGGCGGGAGAGGCGGCATGA
- a CDS encoding DUF2312 domain-containing protein — translation MSDTAAGFAKEQLKSFIERIERLEEEKKTIADDIKDVFAEAKGTGFDTKALRAILRMRKEDADQRAEHEAIVDLYMQALGMIPFERTPLGQTMEG, via the coding sequence CTGTCCGATACCGCCGCCGGCTTCGCCAAGGAACAGCTGAAATCCTTCATCGAGCGCATCGAGCGGCTGGAGGAGGAAAAGAAGACCATCGCCGACGACATCAAGGATGTCTTCGCCGAGGCCAAGGGCACGGGCTTCGATACCAAAGCCCTGCGCGCCATCCTGCGCATGCGGAAAGAGGATGCCGACCAGCGCGCCGAGCATGAGGCGATTGTCGATCTCTACATGCAGGCGCTGGGCATGATCCCTTTCGAGCGCACCCCGCTCGGCCAGACGATGGAGGGATGA
- a CDS encoding helix-turn-helix domain-containing protein yields MAKVRTNFKPPKPRHFIRQWRKHRGLTQEQLAEIVGVTHGAISQLERGETGYTQPMLEALAGAMHCEPADLIMRDPTQVGAPWSIWEALKPAEREKALDYMRFLQQQVDGPKGGKAA; encoded by the coding sequence ATGGCTAAAGTCCGCACCAACTTCAAACCGCCCAAGCCGCGCCACTTCATCCGGCAGTGGCGGAAGCACCGCGGATTGACGCAGGAGCAGCTGGCCGAAATCGTGGGCGTCACCCACGGCGCAATCTCGCAGCTTGAGCGCGGTGAGACAGGCTATACCCAGCCCATGCTGGAGGCCCTGGCTGGCGCGATGCACTGCGAGCCGGCGGACTTGATCATGCGCGACCCCACACAGGTGGGCGCGCCGTGGTCGATATGGGAGGCTCTCAAGCCGGCAGAGCGGGAAAAGGCGCTCGACTACATGCGGTTTCTGCAACAGCAGGTTGACGGACCCAAGGGCGGCAAGGCAGCCTGA
- a CDS encoding transcriptional regulator, translating to MSHLLEILPKRRGIVSEIARACGITHGAVSQWRKVPAERVLDVERITGVPRHALRPDLYPPPTLPPAASPENANHPEVLG from the coding sequence ATGTCTCATCTGCTCGAAATCCTCCCCAAGCGGCGCGGCATCGTTTCCGAGATCGCTCGCGCGTGCGGCATCACCCACGGTGCCGTCTCACAGTGGCGGAAGGTTCCCGCCGAGCGGGTGCTGGACGTGGAGCGCATCACCGGCGTGCCGCGTCATGCGCTGCGGCCTGACCTTTACCCGCCGCCCACTCTGCCGCCGGCGGCTTCCCCCGAAAATGCCAATCACCCGGAGGTGTTGGGATGA
- a CDS encoding phage regulatory CII family protein: MSKRLLPGSAHDALDKMFDSIGRSHGSAASEGIYIAASLLDVSHWTLRAQLNPDKTGSEISYARVVQFTRAFGCTDAAEHLALCAGGVFVPLPREGDAVAELTAEAMREMGEAVARIFASTSPLSEGGAAITANEARAALPEVHEALAALSNLYSRLREKAEGAL, from the coding sequence ATGAGCAAGCGCCTTCTCCCCGGGAGCGCGCATGACGCGCTCGACAAGATGTTTGACAGCATCGGCCGCTCGCATGGCTCGGCCGCTTCCGAGGGCATCTATATCGCCGCCAGCCTGCTGGACGTTTCGCACTGGACGCTGCGGGCGCAGCTGAACCCGGACAAGACGGGTTCTGAAATCTCCTATGCCCGGGTGGTGCAGTTCACCCGCGCCTTTGGCTGCACCGACGCGGCCGAGCACCTGGCGCTGTGCGCGGGCGGCGTGTTTGTGCCGCTGCCGCGCGAGGGCGACGCGGTTGCCGAGCTGACGGCCGAGGCCATGCGGGAGATGGGCGAGGCCGTGGCGCGCATCTTCGCCAGCACCAGTCCGCTTTCCGAAGGCGGCGCGGCGATCACGGCCAATGAGGCACGGGCGGCGCTGCCGGAGGTGCATGAGGCGCTGGCGGCGCTGAGCAACCTCTATTCCCGCCTGCGGGAAAAAGCGGAGGGGGCGCTATGA
- a CDS encoding helix-turn-helix domain-containing protein, with protein sequence MSRHPTMNAKTRTEALARHMAGLRLEREAECRLAEVAGVSLRLWRRAACAHPVAADAHMAICAVLFLDPVTLKASTAPRPAGPVCWATLGAGVRVTREMRGQGVREAAKAAGVSAATVSRCENGHALSFDGLARLARYIGLHPRSCGAPEKPGAVPRSTGNTHCNSLNLQEAGHD encoded by the coding sequence ATGAGCCGCCACCCCACAATGAACGCCAAGACCCGCACCGAGGCGCTAGCGCGGCACATGGCCGGGCTGCGGCTGGAGCGCGAGGCGGAATGCCGGCTGGCCGAGGTGGCGGGCGTGAGCCTGCGGCTGTGGCGCCGCGCCGCCTGCGCGCACCCGGTGGCGGCCGACGCGCATATGGCGATCTGCGCCGTGCTGTTTCTCGACCCCGTGACGCTGAAGGCTTCCACGGCGCCCCGCCCGGCCGGGCCAGTGTGCTGGGCGACGCTGGGCGCCGGGGTGCGGGTGACGCGCGAGATGCGCGGGCAGGGCGTGCGCGAGGCGGCGAAGGCGGCCGGGGTGAGCGCCGCCACGGTTTCCCGCTGCGAGAACGGGCATGCGCTTTCCTTCGACGGGCTGGCGCGGCTGGCCCGCTACATCGGCCTGCATCCGCGCAGCTGCGGCGCCCCGGAAAAGCCGGGCGCTGTGCCCCGCTCCACGGGAAACACCCACTGTAACAGCTTGAATTTGCAGGAGGCGGGCCATGATTGA
- a CDS encoding chromosomal replication initiator protein DnaA, with product MIEMGDALPPGVTDAAGLMRHYKELRARMLAGKLRPRLAALRPAPSPEAAPMLEAEPVAAEGGLPLNPSLTFPRFHAGAGNRLPLAMAQRVADAVDDGPAFNPLVLHGGAGLGKTHLLQAIVATAREAGRRALYLSAEAFLLRALGAGDGGHFLQTLDGVVLLAIDDAQGLRSRAAQAALLRVMQHCAEAGRQMVLAMDTPPGDFATGDERLASRLCGGLALEVEPPDLEARRAMAEMCAAEMAEGAPGFAVPGEVLAYIAQSCPGGGRQLDGAMNRLLAFSGMGTAPVTMETAETAMRGLTRCAPPPVRVDSVIRAVARHYKVTPADILSQRRTANVVKPRQIAMYLAKTLTLRSLPEVGRRFAGRDHTTVLYAVRKIERLIAADAALAAEVAGLTAAIREGR from the coding sequence ATGATTGAGATGGGCGACGCGCTACCACCGGGCGTGACCGACGCCGCCGGGCTGATGCGCCACTACAAGGAACTGCGTGCCCGCATGCTGGCGGGAAAGCTGCGTCCGCGCCTTGCGGCGCTACGGCCGGCGCCTTCACCCGAGGCTGCGCCCATGCTGGAGGCGGAGCCGGTAGCGGCGGAAGGCGGATTGCCCCTTAACCCCAGCCTGACCTTCCCACGGTTCCATGCCGGGGCAGGCAACCGCCTGCCGCTGGCGATGGCGCAGCGTGTGGCGGATGCCGTTGATGACGGCCCCGCCTTCAACCCGCTGGTGCTGCATGGCGGCGCGGGGCTGGGCAAGACGCACCTGTTGCAGGCGATCGTCGCCACGGCGCGCGAGGCGGGGCGCCGGGCGCTCTACCTTTCCGCCGAGGCGTTTCTGCTGCGGGCGCTGGGCGCGGGCGATGGCGGCCATTTCCTGCAAACGCTGGACGGGGTGGTGCTGCTGGCGATCGACGATGCGCAGGGGCTGCGCAGCCGGGCGGCGCAGGCGGCGCTGCTGCGGGTGATGCAGCACTGCGCCGAGGCCGGGCGCCAGATGGTGCTGGCGATGGACACGCCGCCGGGCGACTTCGCCACGGGCGATGAGCGGCTGGCCTCTCGCCTGTGCGGCGGGCTGGCGCTGGAGGTGGAGCCGCCCGACCTTGAGGCGCGCCGAGCGATGGCGGAGATGTGCGCCGCCGAGATGGCGGAAGGCGCGCCCGGCTTTGCCGTGCCGGGTGAGGTGCTGGCCTATATTGCGCAAAGCTGCCCCGGCGGCGGGCGGCAGCTGGACGGCGCGATGAACCGGCTGCTGGCGTTCAGCGGCATGGGCACGGCGCCGGTGACGATGGAGACGGCTGAGACGGCGATGCGCGGGCTGACGCGCTGCGCCCCGCCGCCGGTGCGGGTGGACAGCGTGATCCGCGCCGTGGCGCGGCACTACAAGGTGACCCCGGCCGATATTCTCTCGCAGCGGCGCACGGCCAATGTGGTGAAGCCGCGCCAGATCGCGATGTATCTGGCGAAGACGCTCACCCTGCGCTCGCTGCCCGAAGTGGGGCGGCGCTTCGCCGGGCGCGACCACACGACCGTGCTGTACGCGGTGCGGAAGATCGAGAGGCTGATCGCCGCCGACGCCGCGCTGGCCGCCGAGGTGGCGGGCCTTACCGCCGCGATACGGGAGGGGCGGTGA
- a CDS encoding HNH endonuclease, translated as MVPFSFDSLPPRLAALTTICPAKGCWVWQGADSGSGRGGGYGRVKWQGVTQAVHKVVWHIAGGRPLRKGEQLDHECRVRRCCNPAHLRSMFQPRNMKLAHARRRADFTAEAVR; from the coding sequence ATGGTGCCGTTTTCCTTCGACAGCCTGCCGCCCCGGCTGGCGGCCCTGACGACGATCTGCCCCGCCAAGGGCTGCTGGGTGTGGCAGGGCGCCGACAGCGGCAGCGGGCGCGGCGGCGGCTATGGCCGCGTGAAGTGGCAGGGCGTGACGCAGGCCGTGCACAAGGTGGTGTGGCACATCGCCGGCGGGCGCCCGCTGCGGAAGGGCGAGCAGCTGGACCATGAGTGCCGGGTGCGCCGCTGCTGCAACCCGGCGCATCTGCGCTCGATGTTCCAGCCGCGCAACATGAAGCTGGCGCATGCCCGCCGCCGCGCGGACTTCACGGCGGAGGCGGTGCGGTGA
- a CDS encoding site-specific DNA-methyltransferase yields the protein MVNDIVILDGRVSILLGDVRARLAAMEPDSVDCVVTSPPYWGLRDYGVDGQIGLERTLGEHLEVMLDVFRLMRRALKPTGTLWVNYGDCYATSPNGRSAADCKAAGTDDRTFRDKPFSTIGPIYAPGYEKTARVGASENLGSTAAAHGGRVMAGGYLKPKDLCMVPNRLAIALQEDGWWVRSEIIWAKPNPMPESIRDRPATAHEKVFLLSKSGSPTCWKHRDGRWAFTPPAPDYRWIEKESGVEVDAPQEGEGWRRVNLWSAYDYYYDAEAVRQGRASNEDAAVFRGGSYVGGEPGARAVRGNKQAQTAASAAAAGASSGRRMAGFNDRWDTKEKLRAADIAGPRHAGHINHTGIEATPRGEGRNLRNYEPAPLGVWPVATRPFSDAHFATFPPELAERCILAGCPKGGLVLDPFGGAGTTGLVAARHGRRAVLIELNPEYADIARRRIEREWRVPQAAAPAAPMTEGLFASLMMKDAAE from the coding sequence GTGGTCAACGATATCGTCATTCTCGACGGGCGCGTCTCGATCCTGCTGGGCGATGTGCGCGCGCGGCTGGCGGCGATGGAGCCGGACAGCGTCGATTGCGTCGTCACCTCGCCACCCTATTGGGGGCTGCGCGACTATGGCGTGGATGGGCAGATCGGTCTTGAGCGGACGCTGGGCGAGCACCTCGAGGTGATGCTCGACGTGTTTCGCTTAATGCGGCGGGCGCTGAAGCCGACGGGCACGCTGTGGGTGAACTATGGCGACTGCTACGCCACCAGCCCGAACGGGCGCAGCGCGGCGGACTGCAAGGCGGCGGGCACGGATGACCGGACCTTTCGGGACAAGCCGTTCTCGACCATTGGGCCGATCTATGCGCCGGGCTACGAGAAAACGGCCCGGGTCGGGGCGAGTGAGAATCTCGGATCGACCGCTGCCGCTCATGGTGGGCGGGTTATGGCTGGCGGGTATCTGAAGCCCAAAGACCTCTGCATGGTGCCGAACCGGCTCGCCATCGCCCTACAGGAAGATGGCTGGTGGGTGCGCTCGGAAATCATCTGGGCGAAGCCGAACCCCATGCCGGAGAGCATCCGCGACCGGCCCGCGACCGCGCATGAGAAGGTGTTTCTGCTCTCCAAGAGCGGATCGCCGACATGCTGGAAGCACCGCGACGGCCGATGGGCCTTCACTCCGCCGGCGCCTGACTATCGCTGGATCGAGAAGGAAAGCGGCGTCGAGGTTGATGCCCCGCAGGAGGGCGAGGGCTGGCGCCGGGTGAATCTCTGGTCAGCTTACGATTACTACTACGACGCCGAGGCGGTGCGGCAGGGGCGGGCCTCCAACGAAGACGCCGCAGTGTTTCGCGGCGGCTCCTATGTCGGTGGTGAGCCGGGCGCGCGGGCCGTTCGCGGCAACAAGCAGGCGCAAACTGCCGCCTCCGCCGCCGCGGCGGGCGCCTCCAGCGGGCGGCGCATGGCCGGCTTCAATGACCGGTGGGACACCAAGGAAAAGCTGCGCGCGGCCGATATCGCCGGGCCGCGCCATGCCGGCCATATCAACCACACCGGCATAGAGGCCACGCCCCGCGGCGAGGGCCGCAACCTGCGCAACTATGAGCCGGCGCCGCTGGGCGTGTGGCCGGTGGCGACGCGGCCCTTTTCCGACGCGCATTTCGCGACCTTCCCGCCCGAACTGGCGGAGCGCTGCATTCTGGCCGGCTGCCCCAAGGGTGGGCTGGTGCTCGATCCTTTCGGCGGCGCCGGCACCACGGGGCTGGTGGCCGCGCGGCATGGCCGGCGGGCGGTGCTGATCGAACTCAACCCGGAATATGCCGACATCGCCCGCCGGCGGATCGAGCGCGAGTGGCGCGTGCCGCAGGCGGCGGCGCCCGCGGCGCCGATGACCGAAGGGCTGTTCGCTTCCCTGATGATGAAGGACGCCGCCGAATGA